The Toxoplasma gondii ME49 chromosome XII, whole genome shotgun sequence genome includes a region encoding these proteins:
- a CDS encoding alba 2 (encoded by transcript TGME49_218820~Gene product name based on ToxoDB Community Expert Annotation.) produces MADVAAAPAPNATSQAANSTEGDAAAGSARPDNSILVSMDKIPGFYARIGKRMLVGRDDKPACDEVIITGLGMATKTAIGAASLLQRDNSATITKVETSYFSSTRTALKMVPKITIVCTKTPEFAEQIKKDKEAALMEKSPTANAVAA; encoded by the exons ATGGCAGACGTCGCCGCCGCCCCGGCTCCCAATGCCACCTCGCAAGCTGCGAACTCAacggaaggagacgcggctGCAGGCAGTGCGCGCCCTGATAACTCGATTCTG GTTTCCATGGATAAGATCCCAGGCTTCTATGCCCGCATCGGCAAGAGAATGCTTGTCGGCCGTGACGACAAGCCCGCTTGCGATGAAGTCATCATCACAG GTCTGGGCATGGCGACAAAGACCGCAATTGGTGccgcgtcgcttcttcagcgGGACAATTCGGCAACCATCACAAAAGTCGAGACGTCTTATTTCTCGTCCACCCGCACTGCACTCAAGATGGTCCCCAAGATTACCATTGTCTGCACCAAGACGCCCGAGTTTGCGGAGCAAATCAAGAAGGACAAGGAGGCAGCTTTGATGGAGAAGTCGCCTACGGCCAACGCCGTCGCTGCCTGA
- a CDS encoding histidyl-tRNA synthetase (encoded by transcript TGME49_218810) — MRMVLQRVESACVQVVETGELAGKIGRGIVCLLGISGEDKWEDADYCIRKCLKSRLWDDVKDPSKSWASCVVDRDYEVLVVSQFTLMGHLKKGNKPDFHAAMSPDQARSLFEKVVAEMRRQYKPEKIQTGKFQNYMRVELVNDGPVTILVDSTQAQLPKIKERKLPPKGSSRDAVAQEAHNSSPPSSACLTAHATTGEGKNEEKQEIKTKRADTLNGREESEA, encoded by the exons ATGCGGATGGTCTTGCAGCGAGTCGAGAGCGCCTGCGTGCAGGTGGTCGAAACAGGCGAACTTGCGGGGAAGATCGGTCGCGGCattgtctgtctcctcgggaTCAGCGGCGAAGACAAGTG GGAGGATGCCGACTACTGCATTCGAAAGTGCTTGAAGTCGAGACTCTGGGAcg ATGTGAAGGACCCCTCCAAAAGCTGGGCCTCTTGCGTCGTCGACAGAGATTACG AGGTGCTCGTCGTTTCTCAGTTTACCCTTATGGGGCATCTGAAAAAAGGGAACAAACCTGATTTCCATGCAG CCATGAGTCCTGACCAAGCTCGTAGCCTGTTCGAGAAGGTCGTGGCGGAGATGAGGCGACAATACAAACCAGAAAAAATTCAAACTGGGAAATTCCAAAACTACATGC GCGTCGAACTAGTCAACGACGGACCGGTGACGATCCTTGTGGACTCCACGCAAGCGCAGCTCCCGAAAatcaaagaaagaaaactgcCGCCTAAAGGGTCTTCAAGAGATGCGGTCGCCCAGGAGGCGCACAactcttctccgccttcttctgcctgtcTCACTGCACATGCTACAAcgggagaggggaagaatgaagagaaacaggagatcAAAACCAAGAGGGCCGATACACTAAatggaagagaggagagtgaGGCGTGA